From one Microbacterium sp. 10M-3C3 genomic stretch:
- a CDS encoding PTS mannitol transporter subunit IICB, producing the protein MTTMSSAPAGTQRGARVAVQRFGTFLSGMVMPNIAAFIAWGLITALFIPTGWLGSESPVAAWRWADSYILGGGTSPDGTVYPGLVGPIITYLLPILIAFTGGRMVFGHRGGVVGAVAAMGVIVGANGTIMFLGAMIAGPLTALALKSIERLWAGKIKPGFEMLVDNFSAGFVAFFAALAAFFFLAPIMKFVTDVLGGAVGWLVDNGLLPLASIIVEPAKVLFLNNAINHGVFTPLGTQQVVEQGRSLLFLVEANPGPGAGLLLAITVFGVGAARATAPGAFVIQFLGGIHEVYFPYVLAKPILILGLIAGGATGVLTNVIFQSGLVAPASPGSIFAVLIQTAPGSYIGVILSVVLAAAVTFLVTMLLLLASRKRDLRAEEENGDPLAAAIAQTELNKGKSSSALAGMAAAAGGATAASAGAPAAAVSTAQKEIRNIVFACDAGMGSSAMGASVLRNKIKKAGIEDVTVVNKAIANLDDSADLVITQNQLTDRARRQSPDAVHVSVDNFMNSPKYDEVVEMVRDQHTQN; encoded by the coding sequence ATGACAACGATGTCCTCCGCCCCGGCGGGTACGCAGAGAGGGGCCCGCGTCGCCGTCCAGCGATTCGGCACGTTCCTCTCGGGCATGGTGATGCCCAACATCGCGGCCTTCATCGCCTGGGGTCTCATCACCGCCCTGTTCATCCCCACCGGATGGCTCGGCTCGGAGTCGCCCGTCGCCGCTTGGCGCTGGGCCGACTCTTACATCCTCGGCGGCGGCACGAGCCCCGATGGCACGGTGTATCCGGGCCTCGTCGGCCCGATCATCACGTACCTCCTGCCGATCCTCATCGCGTTCACGGGCGGCCGCATGGTCTTCGGCCACCGCGGCGGCGTCGTGGGAGCCGTGGCGGCGATGGGCGTCATCGTCGGCGCGAACGGCACGATCATGTTCCTCGGCGCGATGATCGCGGGCCCGCTCACGGCGCTGGCCCTGAAGTCGATCGAGCGGCTGTGGGCCGGCAAGATCAAGCCGGGCTTCGAGATGCTGGTCGACAACTTCTCGGCCGGTTTCGTGGCCTTCTTCGCAGCGCTCGCGGCCTTCTTCTTCCTCGCACCGATCATGAAGTTCGTGACCGATGTGCTCGGCGGGGCGGTCGGCTGGCTCGTCGACAACGGCCTGCTCCCGCTGGCGAGCATCATCGTCGAACCCGCGAAAGTGCTGTTCCTGAACAACGCGATCAACCACGGCGTGTTCACGCCGCTCGGAACTCAGCAGGTCGTGGAGCAGGGCCGCAGCCTCCTCTTCCTCGTCGAGGCCAACCCCGGCCCCGGCGCCGGCCTGCTGCTCGCGATCACGGTGTTCGGCGTGGGTGCTGCTCGTGCGACCGCGCCCGGCGCGTTCGTCATCCAGTTCCTCGGCGGCATCCACGAGGTGTACTTCCCGTATGTCCTGGCCAAGCCGATCCTGATCCTCGGCCTCATCGCCGGCGGCGCGACGGGCGTGCTGACCAACGTGATCTTCCAGTCGGGCCTCGTCGCGCCCGCCTCTCCGGGCTCGATCTTCGCGGTGCTCATCCAGACCGCGCCGGGAAGCTACATCGGCGTGATCCTGTCGGTCGTCCTCGCCGCGGCGGTGACGTTCCTCGTCACGATGCTGCTGCTGCTGGCCTCGCGCAAGCGCGACCTGCGCGCCGAGGAGGAGAACGGCGACCCGCTGGCCGCCGCGATCGCGCAGACCGAGCTCAACAAGGGCAAGAGCTCGTCGGCGCTGGCCGGCATGGCCGCCGCCGCCGGGGGCGCGACCGCGGCCTCCGCCGGTGCGCCCGCCGCTGCGGTGTCGACCGCCCAGAAGGAGATCCGCAACATCGTGTTCGCGTGCGACGCGGGCATGGGATCGTCGGCGATGGGCGCGAGCGTGCTGCGCAACAAGATCAAGAAGGCGGGCATCGAGGACGTCACGGTCGTCAACAAGGCGATCGCGAACCTCGACGACTCGGCCGATCTGGTCATCACGCAGAACCAGCTCACCGATCGTGCCCGCCGGCAGTCCCCCGACGCAGTGCACGTGTCGGTGGACAACTTCATGAACTCGCCGAAGTACGACGAGGTCGTGGAGATGGTCCGCGACCAGCACACGCAGAACTGA
- a CDS encoding purine-nucleoside phosphorylase produces the protein MPQTHGNPLDEPAADPFEIAAEAAADIARLTGVDRHDIAVTLGSGWGRAAELIGETVATIPAPDVTGFSKPALEGHVGTLRSVRTAAGKHVLVIGARTHFYENHGVRRVVHSVRTAAATGASTMILTNGAGGVRETWTPGQPVLISDHINLTAASPLEGATFIDLTDLYSSRLRDLARSIDPSLDEGVYCQFRGPHYETPAEVQMAKIIGGHIVGMSTALEAIAARQAGMEILGMSLITNLAAGIQTTPLSHEEVLEAGRAAEPVISALLARIIEAL, from the coding sequence ATGCCGCAGACCCACGGGAATCCGCTCGACGAGCCCGCCGCCGACCCCTTCGAGATCGCCGCCGAGGCGGCCGCCGACATCGCCCGTCTCACCGGCGTCGACCGTCATGACATCGCCGTGACGCTCGGAAGCGGCTGGGGACGCGCGGCCGAGCTCATCGGCGAGACCGTCGCGACGATCCCCGCCCCCGACGTGACGGGGTTCAGCAAGCCCGCGCTCGAGGGGCACGTCGGCACGCTCCGCAGCGTCCGCACCGCGGCGGGGAAGCACGTGCTCGTCATCGGCGCGCGCACGCACTTCTACGAGAACCACGGCGTCCGACGGGTCGTGCACAGCGTGCGCACCGCCGCCGCGACCGGCGCCTCGACGATGATCCTCACGAACGGCGCCGGCGGCGTCCGCGAGACGTGGACGCCCGGTCAGCCCGTGCTCATCAGCGACCACATCAACCTCACGGCGGCGTCGCCGCTCGAAGGCGCCACCTTCATCGACCTCACCGACCTGTACTCGTCGCGTCTGCGCGACCTCGCGCGCTCGATCGACCCGTCGCTCGACGAGGGCGTGTACTGCCAGTTCCGCGGGCCGCACTACGAGACGCCCGCCGAAGTGCAGATGGCGAAGATCATCGGCGGCCACATCGTGGGCATGTCCACGGCGCTGGAGGCGATCGCCGCCCGCCAGGCGGGGATGGAGATCCTGGGCATGTCGCTCATCACGAACCTCGCGGCCGGCATTCAGACGACGCCCCTCAGCCACGAGGAGGTGCTCGAGGCCGGCCGCGCCGCCGAGCCCGTCATCTCCGCCCTCCTCGCACGCATCATCGAGGCCCTGTGA
- a CDS encoding PTS sugar transporter subunit IIA, whose translation MTRARQDRLLTLLLRDGEWATAASLADLLGVTPRSIRSYVTALNARVPSGAVVESGPLGYRAGADAAAALRAAGPAESGTPRDRLHTLVRALLDRADGIDVFTTAEELHVSPATLEADLARVRSLLGGTELTLERSAATARLRGTEMAQRRLLSRLAHDEMDAGSFDLEGLRRTLGADSVGARALGPFKADLARELGARGYFVNEYGIGDVVMHIAIAADRTASRRALEGGAAGESSDAHRDVAALVEQLADTHFGVRLGAGDLQHLATLVLTRVVAPGSPAADDARARLDPEVEAAVRAVVERAASEFLVDIAHEDFVLRLALHVQNLRHRAREQAWSRNPLTRSLKSTYPMIFDVAVYIASGLQQSLGIPILDDEIAYIAMHVGGRLERSRRADQLLTATIVCPGYYELHELLRSSVARSLGQAIEVVGVETRVDPEWDAIDSDLVLTTIDAPLPGDRIVRIQPFLTDADVDRVQSAAARIRRARRLARLRTELGRYLDASAFVRGLGADDGEEGVIRRLGRMLVAQGVIDDDYIERTIERERLSSTAFTDALAVPHAMGMTATRTRIAIGIADPSIPWGEGRVQVVALVAFSEADREAFQTVFEQFVEVFSERDSVQRIVRRGTDFAGFLDELAAVIDG comes from the coding sequence GTGACCCGCGCGCGTCAGGATCGGCTGCTCACGCTGCTGCTGCGCGACGGCGAGTGGGCCACAGCGGCCTCCCTCGCCGACCTGCTCGGCGTCACGCCCCGCAGCATCCGCTCCTACGTCACGGCGCTGAATGCGCGTGTGCCCTCCGGCGCCGTCGTCGAGTCGGGACCGCTCGGCTATCGCGCCGGGGCGGATGCGGCGGCCGCGCTGCGAGCGGCGGGCCCCGCGGAGAGCGGCACGCCGCGCGATCGCCTGCACACGCTCGTGCGGGCGCTCCTGGACCGCGCGGACGGCATCGACGTGTTCACGACGGCCGAGGAGCTGCACGTGAGCCCCGCGACCCTGGAAGCCGACCTCGCGCGCGTGCGGAGCCTCCTCGGCGGCACCGAGCTCACGCTCGAGCGCTCTGCGGCGACCGCGCGGCTGCGCGGCACCGAGATGGCCCAGCGGCGGCTGCTCAGCCGCCTCGCCCACGACGAGATGGACGCCGGATCGTTCGACCTCGAGGGCCTGCGGCGCACCCTCGGTGCCGACTCGGTGGGGGCGCGCGCGCTCGGGCCGTTCAAGGCCGACCTCGCCCGCGAGCTCGGTGCGCGCGGGTACTTCGTCAACGAGTACGGCATCGGCGACGTCGTGATGCACATCGCGATCGCCGCCGACCGCACCGCGAGCCGTCGCGCGCTCGAGGGCGGCGCAGCCGGCGAGTCCTCCGACGCGCACCGCGATGTCGCCGCGCTCGTCGAGCAGCTCGCCGACACCCACTTCGGCGTGCGGCTGGGCGCGGGCGACCTCCAGCACCTGGCGACCCTCGTGCTCACGCGCGTGGTCGCGCCGGGGTCGCCGGCGGCCGACGACGCCCGTGCGCGCCTCGACCCCGAGGTCGAGGCGGCGGTGCGGGCGGTCGTCGAGCGCGCCGCATCCGAGTTCCTCGTCGACATCGCACACGAGGACTTCGTGCTGCGCCTCGCCCTGCACGTGCAGAACCTGCGGCACCGCGCACGCGAGCAGGCGTGGTCGCGGAACCCCCTCACGCGCTCGCTCAAATCGACGTATCCGATGATCTTCGACGTCGCGGTCTACATCGCGAGCGGCCTGCAGCAGAGCCTCGGCATCCCCATCCTCGACGACGAGATCGCCTACATCGCGATGCACGTCGGCGGTCGCCTCGAGCGCAGCCGTCGCGCCGATCAGCTGCTCACCGCGACGATCGTGTGCCCGGGATACTACGAGCTGCACGAGCTGCTGCGCTCGAGCGTCGCCCGCTCGCTCGGGCAGGCGATCGAGGTCGTCGGCGTCGAGACGCGCGTCGACCCCGAGTGGGACGCGATCGACTCCGACCTCGTGCTGACCACGATCGACGCTCCGCTGCCGGGCGACCGGATCGTCCGCATCCAGCCGTTCCTCACCGACGCCGACGTCGACCGCGTGCAGTCGGCGGCGGCCCGCATCCGCCGCGCGCGGCGCCTCGCGCGGCTGCGCACCGAGCTCGGCCGCTACCTCGACGCCTCCGCGTTCGTGCGGGGCCTCGGCGCCGACGACGGCGAGGAGGGCGTCATCCGCCGCCTCGGGCGGATGCTCGTGGCGCAGGGCGTGATCGACGACGACTACATCGAGCGCACGATCGAGCGCGAGCGGCTGTCGTCGACGGCGTTCACCGACGCCCTCGCCGTGCCGCACGCGATGGGGATGACCGCGACCCGCACGCGCATCGCGATCGGCATCGCGGATCCGTCGATCCCGTGGGGCGAGGGGCGCGTGCAGGTCGTCGCGCTCGTCGCCTTCTCCGAGGCCGACCGCGAGGCGTTCCAGACCGTGTTCGAGCAGTTCGTCGAGGTCTTCAGCGAGCGCGACAGCGTGCAGCGGATCGTCCGCCGTGGCACGGACTTCGCCGGCTTCCTCGACGAGCTCGCCGCCGTCATCGACGGCTGA
- a CDS encoding GNAT family protein yields MLLTDAVLLANAHVRLEPLAERHTPGIAAAARGLEHAWFTSVPDPDAAAADVAQRLAWRDEGHMNPWAIVRDGDVVGGEVVGETTFCNVDQANRHVEIGHTWLTPAAQRTAVNTAAKLLLLAHAFEQCDAIAVEFRTHWHNRASRAAIERLGAKRDGVLRNHRIGPDGILRDTVVYSILPGEWPAVRRGLEARLARG; encoded by the coding sequence ATGCTGCTGACCGACGCCGTCCTCCTCGCGAACGCGCACGTGCGGCTGGAGCCGCTCGCCGAACGCCACACGCCCGGCATCGCCGCCGCCGCGCGCGGGCTCGAGCACGCGTGGTTCACGTCGGTGCCCGATCCGGATGCGGCGGCCGCCGACGTCGCGCAGCGCCTCGCGTGGCGCGACGAGGGTCACATGAACCCGTGGGCGATCGTGCGCGACGGCGATGTCGTCGGCGGGGAGGTCGTCGGCGAGACGACCTTCTGCAACGTCGACCAGGCGAACCGCCACGTCGAGATCGGCCACACGTGGCTCACGCCGGCCGCGCAGCGGACGGCGGTGAACACCGCGGCCAAGCTCCTCCTCCTCGCCCACGCGTTCGAGCAGTGCGACGCGATCGCGGTGGAGTTCCGCACGCACTGGCACAACCGCGCGTCGCGTGCGGCGATCGAGCGCCTGGGCGCGAAGCGCGACGGCGTGCTGCGCAACCACCGCATCGGGCCGGACGGGATCCTCCGCGACACGGTCGTGTACTCGATCCTGCCCGGCGAGTGGCCGGCGGTGCGCCGCGGACTCGAGGCGCGGCTCGCGCGCGGCTGA
- a CDS encoding phospho-sugar mutase, translated as MSTPGSDAASGDALLDDARAWLAQDPDKTTRAELRALVDAAASGDDAARADLADRFSQRLAFGTAGLRGALGAGPNRMNRVLVAQAAAGLAAYLRERAGDDETPRVVIGYDGRRNSDVFARDSAEIFAGGGLHAILLPRMLPTPVLAFAVRHLDAAAGVMVTASHNPPDDNGYKVYLGGADEGAQIVSPADAEIAAHIQAVADRGDIALIPRSVGYANATDELVDAYVAATAAVAPAPERAELHWVYTAMHGVGWDTLSRILDAAGYPHPTVVAAQIEPDGAFPTVAFPNPEEPGAMDLAFETARQEGAELILANDPDADRLAVAIPDPDADGGWRRLSGNEVGLLLGRRAARAAEGTPGASLACSLVSSPGLQAIAERYGLGFHATLTGFKWISRAPGIVYGFEEALGYLVNPDTVRDKDGISAAVAVLGLAAEARGRGADLATLLRELRDEFGAYASDQISVRVTEVSEIAAIMAALRAEPPARVGEVEVERIDDLRDGFEGLPPGDVLRMWLADGSRLIVRPSGTEPKLKMYLDVRGATEKKARKRLAALADGARELLARVR; from the coding sequence GTGAGCACCCCGGGGAGCGACGCGGCGTCGGGCGACGCGCTGCTCGACGACGCCCGCGCGTGGCTCGCGCAAGACCCCGACAAGACCACGCGCGCGGAGCTGCGCGCCCTCGTCGACGCCGCCGCATCCGGAGACGACGCCGCGCGCGCCGACCTCGCCGACCGCTTCTCGCAGCGGCTCGCGTTCGGCACCGCCGGCCTGCGCGGCGCCCTCGGCGCGGGCCCGAACCGCATGAACCGCGTGCTCGTCGCGCAGGCCGCCGCGGGCCTCGCCGCCTACCTCCGCGAGCGCGCCGGCGACGACGAGACCCCGCGCGTCGTGATCGGATACGACGGCCGGCGCAACTCCGACGTCTTCGCGCGCGACTCGGCGGAGATCTTCGCCGGCGGGGGCCTGCACGCGATCCTCCTGCCGCGGATGCTGCCGACGCCGGTGCTCGCGTTCGCCGTGCGCCATCTCGACGCCGCGGCCGGCGTCATGGTGACGGCGAGCCACAACCCGCCCGACGACAACGGGTACAAGGTCTACCTCGGCGGCGCCGACGAGGGCGCGCAGATCGTCTCCCCCGCCGACGCCGAGATCGCCGCGCACATCCAGGCGGTCGCCGATCGCGGCGACATCGCGCTCATCCCCCGGTCGGTCGGGTACGCCAACGCGACCGACGAGCTGGTCGACGCGTACGTCGCCGCGACGGCCGCCGTCGCGCCCGCCCCCGAGCGTGCGGAGCTGCACTGGGTGTACACCGCGATGCACGGCGTCGGGTGGGACACGCTGTCGCGGATCCTGGATGCGGCGGGGTACCCGCATCCGACCGTCGTGGCCGCGCAGATCGAGCCGGACGGGGCGTTCCCCACGGTGGCGTTCCCGAATCCCGAGGAGCCCGGCGCGATGGACCTCGCGTTCGAGACCGCCCGGCAGGAGGGCGCGGAGCTCATTCTCGCGAACGACCCCGACGCCGATCGGCTGGCCGTGGCGATCCCCGATCCCGACGCCGACGGCGGCTGGCGGCGGCTGAGCGGCAACGAGGTGGGGCTGCTGCTGGGCCGGCGCGCCGCGCGGGCGGCCGAGGGCACGCCCGGCGCGTCGCTCGCGTGCTCGCTCGTCTCCTCCCCGGGGCTGCAGGCGATCGCCGAGCGGTACGGCCTCGGCTTCCACGCGACGCTCACGGGCTTCAAGTGGATCTCGCGCGCGCCCGGCATCGTCTACGGGTTCGAGGAGGCGCTCGGCTATCTCGTGAACCCCGACACCGTCCGCGACAAGGACGGCATCTCCGCGGCCGTCGCGGTGCTCGGGCTCGCGGCCGAGGCCCGCGGGCGCGGGGCCGACCTCGCGACGCTGCTGCGCGAGCTGCGCGACGAGTTCGGCGCGTACGCGAGCGACCAGATCTCCGTCCGCGTGACCGAGGTGTCGGAGATCGCCGCGATCATGGCCGCCCTCCGCGCCGAGCCGCCCGCCCGCGTGGGCGAGGTCGAGGTCGAGCGCATCGACGACCTCCGCGACGGGTTCGAGGGGCTGCCGCCGGGCGACGTGCTGCGCATGTGGCTCGCCGACGGCTCGCGACTCATCGTGCGCCCGTCGGGCACCGAGCCCAAGCTCAAGATGTACCTCGACGTGCGCGGCGCGACGGAGAAGAAGGCGCGCAAGCGCCTCGCCGCCCTCGCCGACGGCGCGCGCGAGCTCCTCGCCCGCGTGCGCTGA
- a CDS encoding mannitol-1-phosphate 5-dehydrogenase: MSTAVHFGAGNIGRGFVGLLLHQGGYEIVFSDVAAPLVDAINAAREYTVHEVGEGGVDTVVTGFRAINSATDPDELIAAIATADVVTTAVGPTVLRFVAPHIVAGLGLRDPAAAPLQVMACENAINATDLLRDEMAAAAGDGWDAVSGRAVFANTAVDRIVPAQDAGGGIDVTVEPFFEWAIERGPFGDTPPTIPGAHFVDDLTPYIERKLFTVNTGHATTAYFGAEAGIERISDALADAEIRRRVEAALEETSELLIVTHELDAATQHEYRRTILRRFRNPALPDTVWRVGRQPLRKLSRHERFVGPAAEAIERGLPVDALVAAMGAALRFDDQEDAQAVDLQRMLREQSAAEFTAAVTGLEPEHPLFARVERIVAERQAELAA, translated from the coding sequence GTGAGCACCGCCGTCCACTTCGGCGCCGGCAACATCGGCCGCGGCTTCGTCGGGCTGCTGCTGCACCAGGGCGGGTACGAGATCGTGTTCTCCGACGTGGCGGCGCCCCTCGTCGACGCGATCAACGCCGCCCGCGAATACACCGTCCACGAGGTCGGCGAGGGCGGCGTCGACACCGTCGTCACCGGCTTCCGCGCGATCAACAGCGCGACCGACCCCGACGAGCTGATCGCGGCCATCGCGACAGCCGACGTCGTGACGACCGCCGTCGGCCCGACCGTGCTGCGTTTCGTGGCGCCGCACATCGTGGCGGGCCTCGGCCTGCGCGACCCCGCCGCCGCCCCGCTGCAGGTGATGGCGTGCGAGAACGCGATCAACGCGACCGACCTCCTCCGCGACGAGATGGCCGCCGCCGCGGGCGACGGCTGGGACGCCGTCTCCGGACGCGCGGTGTTCGCCAACACCGCGGTCGACCGCATCGTTCCGGCGCAGGACGCGGGCGGCGGCATCGACGTGACCGTCGAGCCGTTCTTCGAGTGGGCGATCGAGCGCGGCCCCTTCGGCGACACCCCACCCACGATCCCCGGCGCGCACTTCGTCGACGATCTGACGCCGTACATCGAGCGCAAGCTCTTCACGGTCAACACCGGTCACGCCACGACCGCGTACTTCGGAGCGGAAGCGGGCATCGAGCGGATCTCCGACGCCCTCGCCGACGCCGAGATCCGTCGGCGGGTCGAGGCGGCCCTCGAGGAGACGTCAGAGCTGCTGATCGTCACGCACGAGCTCGACGCCGCCACGCAGCACGAGTACCGCCGGACGATCCTCCGCCGCTTCCGCAACCCGGCGCTCCCCGACACGGTGTGGCGCGTGGGCCGGCAGCCGCTGCGCAAGCTCTCCCGTCACGAGCGGTTCGTCGGACCCGCGGCCGAGGCGATCGAGCGCGGCCTCCCGGTCGACGCCCTCGTCGCGGCGATGGGCGCGGCGCTGCGCTTCGACGACCAGGAGGACGCGCAGGCGGTCGACCTCCAGCGGATGCTGCGCGAGCAGAGCGCGGCCGAGTTCACCGCCGCCGTGACCGGCCTCGAACCGGAGCACCCGCTGTTCGCGCGGGTCGAGCGGATCGTCGCCGAGCGCCAGGCCGAGCTGGCAGCGTGA
- a CDS encoding HPr family phosphocarrier protein: protein MPPLTRTVRIGSSHGLHARPAKLFAQAAKESGLPVTIAKDAGAPVNAASILAVISLAIEQGDYVTLTADGDGAEATLDTLAELLTTDHDAE, encoded by the coding sequence ATGCCCCCGCTCACCCGCACCGTGAGGATCGGCTCCTCCCACGGCCTCCACGCTCGGCCCGCGAAGCTGTTCGCGCAGGCGGCGAAGGAGTCCGGACTGCCCGTGACGATCGCCAAGGACGCCGGCGCGCCGGTGAACGCCGCGAGCATCCTCGCGGTGATCTCCCTCGCGATCGAGCAGGGCGACTACGTGACGCTCACCGCCGACGGCGACGGCGCCGAGGCGACGCTCGACACGCTCGCCGAGCTGCTGACGACCGACCACGACGCCGAGTGA
- a CDS encoding PTS sugar transporter subunit IIA, whose amino-acid sequence MAREVLSIDQVRIHPGGATREEAMKEAADILAAAGAVTGAYFDAMQQREETVSTYMGNELAIPHGTNETKETILESGLSVVRYDGGVDWGGEPVTFVIGIAGKGDEHLEILSQIAILFSDEDEVARLKAAQSPEELYAALSTVNS is encoded by the coding sequence ATGGCACGCGAGGTCCTCAGCATCGATCAGGTGCGCATCCACCCCGGCGGCGCGACGCGCGAAGAGGCGATGAAGGAGGCCGCCGACATCCTCGCGGCCGCCGGCGCCGTCACGGGCGCGTACTTCGACGCCATGCAGCAGCGCGAGGAGACCGTGTCGACCTACATGGGCAACGAGCTCGCGATCCCGCATGGCACGAACGAGACCAAGGAGACCATCCTCGAGTCGGGGCTGTCGGTCGTGCGCTACGACGGCGGCGTGGATTGGGGCGGCGAGCCCGTGACGTTCGTGATCGGCATCGCCGGCAAGGGCGACGAGCACCTCGAGATCCTGTCGCAGATCGCGATCCTGTTCTCCGATGAGGACGAGGTCGCGCGCCTCAAGGCCGCGCAGAGCCCCGAGGAGCTGTACGCGGCGCTCTCCACGGTCAACTCGTGA
- the ptsP gene encoding phosphoenolpyruvate--protein phosphotransferase — translation MTELRGVGIGLGVAQGPVARMAEPLPAPSDAPSTATPEEETARVREAVAAVARELEERGAQAGGAARDVLEAQAMMAEDPTLEAEVDTRLKAGKTGEWAVFDAFASFRDQLTALGGYLGERAADLDDVAQRVIARLRGVPAPGVPDPGHPFVLVAKDLAPADTALLDLDKVLALVTTEGGPTSHTAILAREKSIVAVVGAAGAKGLRDGDAVIVDAAAGVVTIDPSADELERAARRAADREAAASAPLTPGALADGTPVPLLANLGKPEGAEEAVALGAEGVGLFRTEFLFLSSHSAPTVAEQREAYTKLLAAFPGKKVVVRVLDAGADKPLPFLNDAHEENPALGLRGLRALRASEDILREQLTALAEADAATRATPEGPADLWVMAPMVSTVEETEYFVALAKEYGIRTAGVMVEVPSSALLADRILAHADFASIGTNDLTQYTLAADRLLGSVASFQDPWHPAVLRLVREVGAAGGALGKPVGICGEAAADPLLAVVLVGLGATSLSMAPTALADVRATLLSHTLDDARRIAEAALAADDAASAREAATAAALASQKVTQP, via the coding sequence ATGACGGAACTGCGCGGAGTCGGCATCGGTCTGGGCGTGGCCCAGGGCCCGGTGGCCCGCATGGCGGAGCCGCTGCCCGCCCCGAGCGACGCCCCCAGCACGGCGACACCGGAGGAGGAGACCGCGCGCGTGCGCGAGGCGGTGGCCGCGGTCGCGCGCGAGCTCGAGGAGCGCGGCGCGCAGGCCGGCGGGGCCGCGCGCGACGTGCTGGAGGCGCAGGCGATGATGGCCGAGGACCCGACCCTCGAGGCCGAGGTCGACACGCGCCTGAAGGCCGGCAAGACCGGCGAGTGGGCCGTCTTCGACGCGTTCGCGTCGTTCCGCGATCAGCTCACGGCGCTCGGCGGCTACCTCGGCGAGCGCGCCGCCGACCTCGACGACGTCGCCCAGCGCGTGATCGCGCGACTGCGCGGGGTGCCCGCGCCGGGCGTCCCCGACCCCGGCCACCCGTTCGTGCTCGTGGCGAAGGATCTCGCGCCGGCCGACACCGCCCTGCTCGATCTCGATAAGGTGCTCGCGCTCGTCACGACCGAGGGCGGCCCCACGTCCCACACCGCGATCCTCGCGCGCGAGAAGTCGATCGTGGCGGTCGTCGGCGCCGCCGGCGCGAAGGGCCTGCGCGACGGCGACGCCGTCATCGTCGACGCGGCGGCGGGCGTCGTCACGATCGACCCGAGCGCCGACGAGCTCGAGCGCGCCGCGCGGCGCGCCGCCGACCGCGAGGCCGCCGCATCCGCTCCCCTCACCCCGGGTGCGCTGGCCGACGGCACGCCGGTGCCGCTTCTGGCGAACCTGGGCAAGCCCGAGGGCGCCGAAGAGGCCGTCGCGCTCGGCGCGGAGGGCGTCGGCCTGTTCCGCACCGAGTTCCTCTTCCTCAGCTCCCACTCCGCGCCGACGGTCGCCGAGCAGCGCGAGGCCTATACGAAGCTGCTCGCCGCCTTCCCCGGCAAGAAGGTCGTCGTGCGCGTGCTCGACGCCGGCGCCGACAAGCCGCTGCCGTTCCTCAACGACGCGCACGAGGAGAACCCGGCGCTGGGCCTGCGGGGCTTGCGCGCCCTGCGCGCGAGCGAGGACATCCTCCGCGAGCAGCTGACCGCGCTGGCGGAGGCGGATGCGGCGACGCGGGCGACGCCCGAGGGCCCCGCCGACCTGTGGGTCATGGCGCCGATGGTCTCCACCGTGGAGGAGACGGAGTACTTCGTCGCCCTCGCCAAGGAGTACGGCATCCGCACCGCGGGCGTCATGGTCGAGGTGCCCTCGTCCGCCCTGCTGGCCGACCGGATCCTCGCCCACGCCGACTTCGCCTCGATCGGCACGAACGACCTCACCCAGTACACGCTCGCGGCCGACCGCCTGCTCGGCTCCGTCGCGTCGTTCCAGGACCCGTGGCATCCGGCCGTGCTGCGCCTCGTGCGCGAGGTCGGCGCCGCCGGCGGCGCGCTGGGCAAGCCGGTCGGCATCTGCGGCGAGGCCGCCGCCGACCCGCTGCTCGCGGTCGTGCTCGTCGGCCTCGGCGCGACGAGCCTGTCGATGGCCCCCACGGCGCTCGCCGACGTGCGCGCCACCCTCCTCTCCCACACTCTCGACGATGCCCGACGCATCGCCGAGGCCGCCCTGGCCGCCGATGACGCGGCCTCCGCCCGCGAGGCGGCGACAGCCGCCGCGCTTGCCTCACAGAAAGTGACACAGCCATGA
- a CDS encoding PTS sugar transporter, producing MRILVVCGAGASSTFVAQRVRRAAHERGLPYAAVAGTLSSLEVDLDSADLLLIGPHLAGQRERIARIAASHGVAVTVLPEDVFSDLSGERTLALVTSARQPTPEFDA from the coding sequence ATGAGGATCCTCGTGGTCTGCGGCGCGGGTGCGTCGAGCACTTTCGTCGCACAGCGCGTACGTCGCGCGGCTCACGAACGCGGTCTCCCGTACGCCGCGGTCGCCGGAACGCTGTCGTCCCTCGAGGTCGACCTGGATTCGGCCGACCTGCTGCTGATCGGCCCCCACCTGGCCGGGCAGCGCGAGCGGATCGCACGGATCGCCGCGTCGCACGGGGTCGCGGTGACCGTCCTGCCCGAGGACGTCTTCAGCGACCTGAGCGGCGAGCGCACGCTCGCCCTCGTCACCTCCGCCCGCCAGCCCACGCCCGAGTTCGACGCGTAG